The nucleotide sequence aaaatattttcagttttttatgatattgatagATGAATATTAGGTAAGACATCAAATTTAGGTGAAATCCTTTGTCAAATGACTCACGTTTTGAGATTCTTTTTATAAACTTAAATGGCTCATTTTATTACGATAAAGACGATGATAGTGGTGATGTCTTACTAAAGAAATATTATAAGATAAAATTGAATATGACATAAATCCTAATAATTATGATGTATTAGGTGTTATTGATCAGTGAATTATTTTacgtaaaaatatatatgataatatttaataaatatttactGAATAACTAAGATGATGATTTGCTGCTAAGCATTGCTACTGTTTGATGGGCCTCTACATTTGTCTGCTTTTACAGTGCCTTCGAACACTTTCTCCGTTGACAACAAGCCATAAGAATGTAACTTTTTAGGGTCTATTTCCTGCTACTGCGCTGTGTTGCAAGTCACTGGTCAAACTGGTAGCAATAAATTTCTTATTACCATTGATTATGCTTGTCATAGATCTTGCTTTGCGTCTCCACTCATTATTAAATTAATTGCCTTTGGGCATATCCATGTTAGAATTACATGACCAacacaatatattttctctttttctacATGCAagtgaatagttttttttttttttgtatctgaTGATATGATCTTACTAGATTATATCTTGTAGAGATAATGTTGATGGTAATTGTAATGGTCAAGCACAGATGAAGTCCTAAATTTTCTAAATTGACATTAACTGAGTAAATATGTGATGGGACtatatatagtattattgtatGGTATATGGGATAGATAGTGTCTCACCCGTCTCTGTAGAGACTCTATACAAATTATTTGATACTTGTAAGATGGCCGATGCTATACGAAGTGAATCTGAAGTACTCGAACCAAATATTatcattttgataatttttaacCATAATAAATATTATGGAATTCCTTATGGCCTAATGTTGTTAAGTTTTGTACTCATCTTATGTAGCAAAGACTGATGATACCAATCTGAAAGCTACATATGGATTAATCGGGGTTCATAAAAAATGTGCTGTAGAAATATGTGATGCATAAACTACTATGTTTGCATGTTGGTCTTTTCTTGAAATGTTGATTCTTATACTGCTTTGAAATTTTGATATGCAAATAATAAAATATGAGGGCTTTGTAGTTGTATGAGGGTTCCACCATGTGGGATTCTAGAATGTTCAATATGTGCAACCTTATCCCTTTGAGCAAATTCTCAATTAAAGATCCTGACAGTTATCATTTTAATCTTCACTGTTGTATTATGTTGAATTATGGATATGATCAAGTTCTGTAACCTAAATTCAACCTGTATATGACTTGCACAATATTTTGAGCTTTCAGAAAAAAAGACATGTAAATTTAGATAAGATTTGGTCTGACAATAAATCCAACCTGTATCCTTGCATTTAATTTCGTTTTTTTTATCCTCCAACTCCTTGTTGTTTTTTCCTTGGACATATCATTGGAATCTGTGCAAAATTTTGGAACATCGTTATAACAATAATTGAGTTTTTCTCGACAGGAATTGAGGCTAGAGGCTTCATATTTGGTCCCCCAATTCCCTTGAGGAAGCCACGAATTATTGCTCATCTGGTCCCCCAGTTCTCAGattttcatgatcatataatcATAGAATATATATGGCTCAAGATTATACATTCCGTGATGGTATTAGTAGGCTGCCTAaatcatttatatgattatatattcaTGCTATTTTCAAAATGGGATTACCAGCAAATCTTAATTTTGAAGTATCCAGATGCTTTTAGATGTCATGTAATTTGTTGTTTACAAAGTATGAGACAAATGATGAGCTTTCCCTGCTTGCAACACACCTGTAACTAATCATTTTACATACTTGATATAATAGTTAAATTGTTGTCCTCTCAAGTTTTACTATCTTTGAAAGTTTATTTTAGAAGATAgtaattatcatatttataatagatTTACCATGTTAGCACCTGACTTAGATTTTTGGATTTATACTTGACAAATCTTTATTCATTTATAGGGGTTATCGGacacaaaaaaaaatgataatttcacTTTATTTATTAGAAACTTATCATTCCCATATCATCATTCTATAATTACTGATATTAATCTGCTGAGAATATTAATGATCTTAAAAAAATAACCAAATATAATACTTTTTATAATATTCAAGTAACGATGTACTATTTTGTGAATTTTTTTGTACTATGAACGGGAAGCAAATTGGCATGAATGAGCTTAAATAAAGGCCTCTATTCGACCTATTCTTTTGATTATAAAAGCCCACAAACTCTGGTGCCTCGCCACCCAATCCTACAGCCACTTGATGATTCCTGCAAGTGTCTGCATGGCCTCATCCGCATACTTTCTTTTCCTCCTCCACCTCTTTGCCTTCGCCAATGTTGCCCCTGCAAGCGGACATGTATATGCTGCACCCAAAGAGAAGATGACCCACTTGCACTTCTACTTCCACGAGATCTACGGCGGCCCCAACACGACCACCATCACCGTCGTCAACCCTCCCGGCAACAACTCGTTCAACAACTTCGGGAGCATCGGGGTGGGCGACAACATGCTTAGGGAAGGGCCCAACCCGAGCTCCAAGCTCATCGGGAGAGCGCAGGAGCTGGCCGTTCAGGCGTCCTTGGAGAGCCCGGCCTACCTCTCCGCGTTCAACTTCGTGTTCACCGCCGGGGAGTACAACGGCAGCAGCATCTCCATCTTCGGCCGGGCGGTGCTCACAGAGACGATGGAGCGGGGTATCATCGGAGGGACCGGCAAGTTCCGAATGGCCCGGGGCTACACCATTAGTAGGCTCATCAGGAGAACTGGGACTACCGAAATCGTGCTTGTGGTGGAGTACGATGCATACATCTTTCACTACTGAGCAGCTGTCATTCACCTCTGCATGTGTGTTCTGTTCTTCATCCATACTTTGTTGTCTCTTTGTCGTTGGAAGTCGCCCATTGTCTTTGCTCTTACAGCACAGCTGATGTCTCATCTCTTTGTTCTCTCACCACCATGATTATGATTAATAAGAAGCGTTTGGCTTTTCGCCCTAGTGCCTGTTTATGTTCACACAACTCATAATACCTGTCCTTTTCTGAACCACTTCAATTTCGCTCTACTAATAACGTCTTCATTAACTTTTGGATCTTGCTAATAGGTCCAAAAAATTTTGAAAcctttttttaataaaagataaattgTTTTTAACTAAAACTTTAAATAAGTTCTCAAGGTTATCATCATCTCCCTAACTTGAATGGAAAACTAATTCTATCTGAAATCTCATTATCATCGACAAATAATATGCACCATGGATGTGTATCTAATAAATTCATCcattattaatataaataaactaaaatattaaacaaaatataaaacattaaaatttgaaagaaaagggaATTTGTTCCGCTTCTTATTATTCTCATGTCATCAATTTCACAAATTGTTTTGCCTTGCATgttttcttctttgttcttttcttttccctcGTGTTGCCTTTTACTGTCATGTACTTTGGAAGTTTGTGTACAATAATTCCACCATGGTTTTGGTCGTCTTCATCATCATTCCTTTTTATTTTAATCAATCATAGAACATGATTATTCTGTAAGTACAGACAGGGCCACTAACTATAAATAATTAGTCTCTGCCAACCTTTCTGTAAAGTCAACTATACTTAGCCTATACTGTGAGTTGCTAAATTCATATAATAAGTTTTTCAATCAGTATAAATATGCTTCTCCTGTACTCTGAGGCGCTGTTGTTGACTTCTCATTCACAAGTAGGGCCAACACCACTATGCCCGACGGGATGCAGCCCTCTATGACTTGTAGTGTTGTTTATGATTTGCCATTCTTATATGACAGCTCTTTTATCAACCAGCCAGAAGGGATACGGCCCATGAATTCACAAGTAAGTTCAATTCAAATGTGTTGGTCGCACGCTGCTGCGAAGTGGACCAAGCTGAACCTGATGGGCCTTCGAGGACCAATCGAAGTTGGGAGGTGCTGACTTTACGCTAAGAACAGTGATGCTTGCGCTCTTCCAGCTTCATTCATGTGGCAGCGATTGGACAAATGAATTTTTGATAGTCAAGGAGAACATTTTGGCTACAATCCATTTGAGTGCAAATAAACTTATGATTGAAGCTGATATAGCATGGATTGCAGAAGCTTTGAACAAGGAGAAACCTCCTTCTTGGTTCCTTCTTAGCCCTCTTGGTGAATGTTTTACTCTACTCAACTTGATCGTCGAGTGGAGGGTGATTCACGCTTTTAGAGAGGGTAATCACTATCCTACTGATTTGTCTCTTTTACCAAAAATCTAATCAGATTTGGACGCTAGATTGGCATCCTGATTTTTACTCCCTTTTGTGTTCTGATGGGCAAGCTGCAGCTTGTAACACAGGTTTTTGAATTaatagatatagatatatatttatttatttcatataaagGAGCTAAAACACTTTAATAAAGATTGAATCAATCTTTTTCCCCATCATATGCGTGTGAGTGACATGAGGTCAAATTTGATAGTTATCCTTAAACAAGAGcatagttatttatttattttcctgatTATTATATTTCTCTTCTATCtgttataaaaagaaaaatcaaccgCTACTCGCATAAGTCTTCTCGACAAGTCAAGAGTGCATATACCTACCTACCGCATCAAATCGGCCGAATTGACCTACCAAACACATTGGCTTGCAAAGTTCGAGTTGCTCGATCACAGGAACACACGTCATTATACGTAGACATTATCCGAAGCTTTAATTAAGAGGAGACGTACAATGTAACACGAGCACTTCAACATCAAGCGAGAATTGATTAATCTGATCATGAGCACAAATCTAAAGACGGAGAATTTACCAGCTAAAATCGTCCCAGTCACGCAGTGTTTGACCTTAGTGATAACACAAAAGAAGGTTAAAAGTACAAAACGAAAGGACATGTTGACCCATTGACTTACTCCCAACTCTATTAATCCGACTTGAGTCGAATCGAAAATTGAAGCAAGCCAAGAACAGCTTTCAATGCTGGTTGGATTACATCAAAAACCCGATTCCAAACACCTTTCTTCACGGCACTGCTATGATATCAAATAAATCCAAATTACAAAGATGAGTCGTTCATCTCTATTGTGAGTATGGCATCTTTCTCATTTCCACGAGTCATCACATCCTTCCAAATTTATGTTTATATGAATTGTCTACTTGCGACTTGCACTAGCATTTATAAAAAGTTCCCCTATCCGCCCTTTCCATTGGCCTACTTAATCGTAAATATTGACTGCAAAGAGCAATACCTATTGTTGTAAGTTAATAGGAAGTCTATTCTTGTCTCCCAAACCATAGAAGTATAATTTACGACTTGTAGCGAGTTGACTTGGTGTTTATTACAGAAAACATTGCGCGGCAGGAGGTTTCTTCACATGGCAGCGAGCTGTGTAACAAAATTCTGTCACGTTTATAATAATTAAGTAACATCGTAACATAGTAACATAGTAATATAAAGAagaataaattttatatatgaataaatacaagTAGATCGTAACatagtaaaattaaatataattaaaataaaataggacatcaagatttacgtgaaaaatctctccaacataaaagataaaaatcatggggTAAACCAGAGAAAAtatactataagaataatgaatatacaaatctcaaagcctcttgcccaaaacccaagcaataatcataagagaataattagGATACAAGGATTATTTCACTACgtataatatctaaaatcttttcatccaagtaatcacagtaaaaatttactgtagatctgatctaacattAGATGAGAATACTATCTAAATAATTGAGAATAATCTCTCTACATTATCCttgacttttttctttttcttttcttatttttttgtcCTTTTCTCATCTTTTTAAATCATATTGCTACTACAATTTTATGCCCTGTTGTTATAGTTTTCTCCCTATTTTTCATAGCTACCACACCCCCCAAAAGAGAGGTGGGCTATGGGCTGTTAAAGTCTGGGCTAAACTCATGAGCTGTCAGCCTAATAACCTCCCCCTTTAGTTCATAAAGGAGgctgtctcatgactcctcaacGTGAAACCATGCTAACCAACTATCAGCACATCTCTTATCTTTCTTTCGGTAAGGTCATTGTCAATTTGCCAACTCCATTATCATCTATATGAATTTTCTAAAGTTGTAACTGCTTCTCTTGAAGTATATTTCGAATGCAGTGGTATCTGATATCTATATGCTTTAACTTAGAATAAAAAATTAGATTCTTACTCAAATGTATGACACTTTGGCTATCAcaattcatcatatagttttCCTATTTCagtcccaattcttgtaagaattctttcatccaaaatatttctttgcaaacctccGTAGCAATAATATATTCTACCTCTATGATAGAGAgagtaatacacctttgcaatttGGATTGTTATGATACAGCTCCCCTTGAAAAAAGTAAGTACAAAACCATATGTGGATTTTCTTATAtcaatatctcttgtcatatctacATCTATGTAATCTATCAATATAAGTGGTCTAccttcaaagcttaaacaaactttagaactccctttgagatatctaaagatccacttcactgttgcctagtgctctttgtctagatttgcaagaaatctgctagttacacccactacatatgcgatATACGGCCTCATACATACTATTGcgtatattaaacttccaactgctaaaGTATAAAGAATCTTTTGTATTTTCtcattctcctcatcacttgacggactttgttctgagcacaacttgaagtgacctgcaagaggagaaccaactggctttgcattgctcatactgaacctttctagtaccttctcgatatatttctcttgtgataatcaaatcttcttatttttttctatcacgggaaatctgcatacctagtatttacTTTGTTAGCCCCATATCCTTTATTGCAAATGATTCATTTAGTTCATTCTTTAACCTGTCAATTGTAAACATATCTTTTTCAAGGATAAgtgtgtcatcaacataaagtaagagaataataaaattttcaCCAAACCGTTTAATATAcatacaatgatctgaagccattcttttatatccattttcaatcataaatgaatcaagttTTCTGTACCACTGTTTTGAAACTTGCTTTAGTTTATATAATCTCGTCTTCAACTTGCAAACAAAattttctttacctttgactttgaaaccttctagttgctccatataaattttttttctccaaatcaccatgaaggaaagttacCTTCATATCTAattactcaacctccaagtccaagCTAACAACAATACCAAGAGAAACacaaatagaagatattttaataatatgagaaaaaatctatttaaagtcaatacatttcctttgaccaaagtctttcacaactaatctagctttgtagtttggttgagaacaatattcttgggtCTTCAACTTGAAAACCACTTGTTCTTCAATATCTTTATTCTCTTTGGTagttgcaccaaatcataagtgtggttcttctgcaaAGCATttatctcttcctacatagcaactaaccacttttttttctactcactttcaattgcttcctgataactctctagttcacatGCATAAGTAAACATCACA is from Musa acuminata AAA Group cultivar baxijiao chromosome BXJ3-8, Cavendish_Baxijiao_AAA, whole genome shotgun sequence and encodes:
- the LOC135644193 gene encoding dirigent protein 1-like translates to MASSAYFLFLLHLFAFANVAPASGHVYAAPKEKMTHLHFYFHEIYGGPNTTTITVVNPPGNNSFNNFGSIGVGDNMLREGPNPSSKLIGRAQELAVQASLESPAYLSAFNFVFTAGEYNGSSISIFGRAVLTETMERGIIGGTGKFRMARGYTISRLIRRTGTTEIVLVVEYDAYIFHY